One stretch of Sander lucioperca isolate FBNREF2018 chromosome 13, SLUC_FBN_1.2, whole genome shotgun sequence DNA includes these proteins:
- the cdc23 gene encoding cell division cycle protein 23 homolog — MKMAALCSEFGDLVQIKKQLISVISLCKERGLLHSAKWASELAFALDPLPKNELPPSPPFTEEDAQDLDALTLAKSYFDLKEYDRAAYFLKGCCSQKAYFLYMYSRYLSGEKKKDDETVDSLGPLEKGQVRNEALRELRVELSKKHTAGELDGFTLYLYGVVLRKLDLLKEAVEVFVEAIHTLPLHWGAWLELSNLVTNIEMLKSLSLPDCWIKDFFMAHMYTELQMIKEALQKYQNLIEAGFSKSTYIISQIAVAYHNIRDIDQALALFNELREQDPYRIDNMDTFSNLLYVKSMKPELSYLAHNLVEIDKYRVETCCVIGNYYSLRSQHEKAALYFQRALKLNPRCLGAWTLMGHEYMEMKNTSAAIQAYRHAIEVNKRDYRAWYGLGQTYEILKMPFYCLYYYRKAHQLRPNDSRMLVALGESYEKLSQQLEAKKCYWRAYSVGDVEKMALLKLAKLHEQLNESDDAAQCYMLYIQDIFSCGEQLEHAEVSTALRYLGQYYFKNKLYDEASLCAQRCCDYNDAREEGKALLRQISQVRDQIETPSADLFAPLSNNNTPVRRVSPLNLISFTP; from the exons atgaaaatggcgGCTCTCTGTAGTGAGTTTGGGGACCTGGTACAGATCAAAAAACAGCTAATATCGGTGATATCGCTTTGTAAAGAAAGAGGACTTTTACACAGCGCGAAGTG GGCTTCTGAATTGGCATTTGCTTTGGACCCTCTTCCCAAGAATGAATTACCCCCGTCACCTCCTTTTACTGAG GAAGATGCACAAGACCTGGATGCACTTACACTGGCCAAATCCTACTTTGACCTGAAAGAGTATGACCGTGCTGCTTACTTTCTGAAAGGCTGCTGCAGTCAGAAGGCTTATTTCCTCTATATGTATTCTCGCTATCTG TCAGGGGAGAAAAAGAAGGACGACGAGACCGTGGACAGCCTGG GGCCTCTGGAGAAGGGGCAGGTGCGCAATGAAGCCTTGCGAGAACTGAGGGTTGAGCTCAGTAAGAAGCACACTGCAGGAGAGTTGGACGGGTTCACCCTGTACCT GTACGGGGTAGTGCTACGGAAGCTGGACCTGCTGAAAGAGGCGGTGGAGGTTTTTGTTGAGGCAATACACACACTTCCTCTTCACTGGGGAGCCTGGCTGGAGCTTAGTAACCTTGTCACCAACATTGAAATG CTGAAGTCACTGTCTCTGCCAGACTGCTGGATTAAAGACTTCTTCATGGCCCACATGTACACAGAGCTGCAGATGATCAAAGAAGCATTGCAGAAATACCAGAACCTCATTGAGGCCGGCTTTTCTAAGAGCACGTACATCATTTCACAGATTGCCGTCGCCTACCACAACATCAGAG atattGACCAAGCTTTGGCTCTCTTCAACGAGTTGAGGGAGCAGGATCCGTATCGCATCGACAACATGGACACATTCTCCAACCTGCTCTATGTCAAA AGCATGAAGCCAGAGTTGAGCTACTTGGCCCACAACCTGGTGGAGATCGACAAGTACAGAGTGGAGACTTGCTGTGTTATCG GTAACTATTATAGCTTACGCTCTCAGCATGAGAAGGCAGCTTTGTACTTCCAGCGGGCCCTCAAACTGAATCCTCGATGCCTCGGTGCCTGGACCCTCATGGGCCATGAATACATGGAAATGAAGAACACTTCGGCTGCCATCCAGGCCTACAG GCATGCCATTGAAGTGAACAAGCGGGACTACCGTGCCTGGTACGGCCTGGGTCAGACGTATGAGATCCTCAAGATGCCCTTTTACTGTTTGTACTACTATCGAAAGGCTCACCAGCTCAG GCCCAATGACTCACGCATGTTGGTCGCACTGGGTGAAAGCTACGAAAAACTGTCACAGCAACTGGAAGCCAAGAAG TGTTACTGGAGGGCATACTCTGTTGGAGATGTAGAGAAAATGGCTCTACTCAAGTTGGCAAA GCTCCATGAACAGCTGAATGAGTCTGATGATGCTGCCCAGTGTTACATGCTTTACATCCAAGACATTTTCTCTTGTGGG GAACAGCTGGAGCATGCGGAGGTGAGCACCGCCCTGCGGTACCTGGGTCAGTACTATTTCAAGAACAAGCTCTACGATGAGGCATCCCTCTGCGCACAGCGCTGTTGTGACTACAATGAT GCTCGCGAAGAGGGGAAGGCTCTGTTGAGGCAGATTTCACAGGTCAGAGATCAGATTGAGACACCATCAGCAGATCTGTTTGCTCCGCTCTCAAACAACAACACTCCCGTCAGGAGGGTGTCTCCACTGAACCTCATCTCCTTTACACCCTGA